The window GGAGCCCATTCCCAATGCCCCGTGTAGTAATGCAGGAATGCAGCTCTTGTTACAGGCAGCCCATCAGCCACAGCCAGCTAGAGGGACACTGGGGACTTGCTTGCTCTTCTGGTCTTTTTCCAGCATCTAAGCAATTACTTGGATGGATCTTGGGGCTCACCCAAGGCAGTAGTCCCAGTGTTgcaatttgtaaaatatttagtgATTCAGACACAGCCTAGCTGCTGGAGACACACCCTGGCTGTGAGCACAATGGGCGTctattaaatatgaaaaattaattctagtCTTGTTATGAAAAGAGATTCATGGGTACAACCTGAGGATGCTCTTCAAAACTTTGGACAGCATGAAGATAACATGGCcttcacaggaaaggaaaactaacttttttttgtctaaGACCAGTGCCATGATTTTGAGCCCTTCATGCCTTTTGACTACTCAGTATCAGCCAAGATGCTGTTAAGTCTCTGGTGACAGACCAAGCAAGGGATGTGTCAATGCTTTACTGAAAATTTCCAAAACCCTGTTAGCTCAGCATTTGAGTCATGCGGTGTAGTTAAATAACCAAATACAACGTTTACACATGCCTGTAGGGAAGGCCTATCATGCCTTTTATCTGCACTGTAGAGACAACTGGGTCTGTGAGCCCTTGCTTGCGGGCCACTCAGAAGAAACGTGTAGCTTGTAAAACATCACTGCAGGCCACATTGACACGGACAGCAAGGAATGAGGTTGCTTGCACCACTCTGCTTGCTTGGTATTTTGCCTATGGGACAGCAAACACTGGAACCCAGTAAACTAGAGATTAAGCCCTGGTCTACATGGTCTGTACTAGAtctaatttcttctgtttgggTGAGATTCTCTCAACCACTGGAGCTACATCTGCAGCATTGACAAGCTGGAGTGTTGAcactgcagagatgctgtgaaAGCGCAGTGTATTCCCACAAGTTAGATATGAAGAGCTCCATGAGCTTACAGCTTGATCCTAAAAGATTTGCTGGCAAGGCAAATCACGTTTGCAGTGTGCAGAAATCAGTTACACAGAGTTTCTAACAGATGTAATGTATCCCACAGAAAGGGCTTTTGCTGACGTACTTACTTCTGAGGAACTGATGTAAACCCTTTTGGAAGTTATGAGTCTGGAGGGATTAGTTGCAACTCTACCAGTTTTGGTAGTAGTGCTGCAATTACCTGTGCAGCTGTTCCACATAGTGATGTGACTCAGGCACATCAAGGTAATAGGTCTCCAGCACTGTGAAAAGACTGAGTTCTACTTCATTCCACAGCTTCTAGAAACACCTCCCGAGCTACTAGCCATCCTTTCCAGCCCACCCACCAAAATTCCAACAGCCACTCTACATGTTCCCTCCAGCCCTACAACTATGTGTGCTTGCCAAACCTGTGTGCAACCCAAGCTGAGCAACCAGGAGAATAACACACCTGGGAAGGAACGCTTCCATGGTAAATGCGGTAACACAAACCACAGGATGCAGAGCAAACCTTTTCAGCCCCAGGGCTATTTTAGCACAATATCTGTTTCTGCAGGACatctgccagcagagctctggctaATTCCTTACCCTTGTGGCAGAAACATGGAAGAGAAACACTCAGGCAACACATGTAATCTGTAGCAAGCATCCTTTGCAATTGTTTCACAAAGACCAGCACACCCTGTGCATTTTTTAGAGCTTAAGtttgcatcttaaaaaaaagaaaaagccactcattttaaagctgaaaggCAAGGCTTGAGTTATCTATGAGTTTTATAGGTATATGgttcagctttgctttgtcaAAAGAATTGTTGACATTAACACTGTTACTAGAGGATTGCCTAGAAGTCATCCAAATGGATGTTGGAATGGGAGTCTCGGGTCAGGATGACAAAGGAtctcttttctttaataaaggAAACCATGTGAACCTGGCATTTTCCCCTCTGCCAGGCCAGATTTACCTTTTTCTACTGTTGAAGCTTGGCAGCCCAGCCATTCTTCCTCCTCTACAGGCTCCAACCTCcactctctctccttcctgcacATATTCCACCACACCGTTGGAAGCAGAGCATTACCATATTGCAAAAGGAGAGTGGACATGCTTTGGCACCCACACAAGCAGGTTCTGTTCGGCAGAGGACCTGTGGCAGTTTGAACCTGAGCAGTCAGCTGCCAGTTCAGCTAATTGTGCTCAGTGGAGTACTTACTGAGCTGCCCCATTCCAACAGATGAAAAGCTTTGGTGGCTTACTGTAGTTTAAGGAACATGGGATTAAACCCAAACATATAATTTTTGTTAATCTATGGCTGTTACCAGGAGCCCGGTTCTGCTGATACAGGAGTAGCATTGGCCATTGAACAGAGACAGCTGCCTGACCCCATTAGCACTGCTGTCCACAAACAATTGCAGCCCTTGGCTTTATGCAAGTTGCACAGGTGTTCAAAATGAGAACTATTAATGAAAGCAAGGCTCTGATGAACCAAAGCTCACTGAGCAGAAAGAGGTTTGTCGAGTCTCTAAATTGGCAGCAGCTGATGCACTGTGCTTCAGTCCCAAGGTGTCTCACATGTTTCAGTACCATTTAAAAGTTGCTCCCAGCTGCTAAGGAGATAAATGCAGTCTTGGggcaaagcagggaaaagaaataagttTTCCTTTCCGTGCTGGAGGCAGGATTCAGTTACTTAGACACAGACCTGCTGCTGTTCAAGGCTAGCACAAGAACCCCAAGAGAGCTGCAGCCTCAATAAGGCAGGACTTCCACATTTCTAACTGTGACCTTATGGCCATGCAAGCTCAAAATACGCTTTCTTTTGCTCCTACCCTCCTATTTCAAGTTATTTTGAGGCATTGCAGTTTAAAGACTAATGCAAGCTTGTTACAGGGCTGCACATTACTGCAAGCCAACAGCTGGCAGTCCAGTTGCCCATCCATGGAGTaacccccctccccaacccctTGCACTAGGCAACACACCTGCACGTTAAAAACAAAACCGAAGGTCTTCTGTGACCCACTCCTTTCAAACAGTTGCTTGGTCCTACTTCTGGGAGAAACACAGTAAGgttgctttcttcctcctctcctcagGACTGCTGGTGTTTAACCTGTGCAGAATAACTTTTCTCATAGCAGGCTGTTCCAATGCAAGCTGGTAACACTGTtttcaacattaaaataaagtaatttattttaaattcaaacaaGTTTGTAAGAACATTAAGCAGAAAACCAGTAATAAAACACAACATGCACGTAACATAAAACATGGTTGAGATCACTGCAagaaaactttaagaaaaattgTTCTGGAACAACAAGTGTTTGCCTCCTTTGCAGTGACAGTTTAACTATGACATACAACCCTTGTGCAGACAGCTGAAGACAGGGTTGCAGTAAAAACTGGTTAGGTTGCCCTAACCACAAAAGAACCCtaccacagaaatatttatgcttttacCACCTCATTTATTCTTGCCAGCTCATGCCATTTTGTATTCTTGGGCAGTGGCAGACTGGACTCTACTACACATCTTCATTCCACAGCTGACTTCCAGTTTCTCCATACTGGAAAGgattcagttattttaaaataggaaactgaaaattttaattggcattttcctcattttgtcTAACTAGGTTTCTCTAAACTCCTTGCCTTCCCCCGGGGCTTAGGTACTTCTGCCAGATGAGACAGCCAGTGCCCTTTCCAGCAAAATAATACAGAAGAGATTCAACTAAGCGctggggaagaaacaaaaatcttacCAGCTTAACACTCTTAAAACTGGGACTAGACAAAAGAGCAGAGAACAATCCTGCTCTAGCCCCTTGGATGACAACTCCACTGGGATCCAACAGGATTCCGCTGCCCCAACATCCAAGTTCCAGGATAAGTGACATTAAAAAATCACCAAGTTCTTTACCTAGCTGCCTGCCGCTACTCCAGAggaagcagcactgcagtgggTGCTGTGTTTGTGAAAGTGCTAGGGGGTCATCACGTACAGATAAGCAGGCTGTTCTCACCACCCCAAAGATGACCACACACAACCACTCTTCACACTTCCAGCAATGGCACTTCAGGCTACCCTCTGCTGCAATTCACAGGCTGGAACAAGCCAACAGTCTCTCAGCAGAGATGTAGAAAGGCAAGATCTAAACTGGGTGGGGACAGTCCCAGAGACACCATCCCGAATGAGCTGACAGGGACAAATTAGCAGCTTTAAAACCCAAAGTTTCCTTGTGAGATACAAGCAATACTTTACCCCActttctctcctctgctcctccctcctctcctaTGTACACAGGAGGGCAGCAAGCAAGGGGCAGACACTGCTGACCTCTCCAGGAACAGCTGCTGAGAGTAACTGGATCAAGTCATCTGAAATCAGATGATCTCATGTAGCTTTTTGGCTAGGGAGGAGAGGATGGAGATGAAGAACCAATTAGCAGTTAGCTGAGGTAGCAACAGAAATAGGcaagacagcaggaaaaattcTGGGCTACAACAGGGTATTTCTGGGAGAAATATGCTGAAGTATGGGGTTTCCTTCTCCAGCAAAGCTCTGCTGCAAGACACCTGCtacaggagcagcagaaggtgAGACCTGGACAGCAAACACGGACTTTTgccacctctgctgcttctggctgtggCATTGCACATTCCCCTCCATGAATGAAGTTCCATCTATCCACACACAAAACACCCTTGCCAAGGGTTAGCTATGAACAGACAGGTGCCTTTAAACAGAAAGCTAGCCCAAggcagcagggtgctgagccccacCAACGGTTAAAATGGGAGGAAGGGCaagagaaaggaacagaaactggATCCCTGAGTCAAGGCCCTAGAAACCTCATGACAGAAAACAGGAGAAGGGAGACAAAAATACTTAGACCTAAGACTCATAACCACCCTGGGTCCCCAGGGGATGCCAAGGGGCCTGGTACTGATGCCATACAGGAGAGCCTGAGAACGGTGTGCCACTGTCAGAGGTGCTCGGGAAGCTGTAGGTGTCTTCTGACTCCAGGCTGACATAATCCACATCAGCAGGGTAGCCGTGATAGAAGTTCATCTGCTGGCTTAATAAACCCATGGCTTGCTGGGTATTGCAGCTTGTCCCACCTTTTCCAAAAAGCCCTTCATCCTCCACAGCCATGAACGAGTACAGGCTCTGCCCATTCCCATAAGTCTGGCCACTGCTGAAAGCCTGGTGCATGTTGGTCACAGCCTGAAGGTTTCTGCTGGCACTCACAGGGAAGCCCTGGTGAAATGTGGGGGTTATATCCAGGTATGCAGCCTGATGAAACCCATTCTAGGAGAGACAGAGAAGGCTGTTCAGTAATGCAGAGCACCGCAGCAACCGTCATCCTGCCGGGTAGGCcctcctctcttctctgctccctccccCAAGTCAAACAATAGCGTCTTTTTTGTACTCATTGTCCTCACTATAGACTAATAATAGCAGAGATGACGAGATCTTAAGCTAGTAATCACCAGCTCAACATGTCTGGGAGCACCATGCTGGTGATAAAAACCAAAATAGCTAAAGAGGACCAGCAAGGCGTTTCTCCAGTTTCAACCGGGAGATAAGTGAACTGGAAACAAAGCTCTTTCAGTGCCAGGGCAGGCTTAAAAGAGATGCCACTGTAAGCCCTATTATGAGAAATGCAACTAGATTTGTAGTATCAAGTCCCGTGCTTTGTTTGCATTAGCGGGTTGGACATGATGCACTTCTCCCCACAGATTGGGGGAATCATGTCTAGTAGTGATGGGGGAAGGGGGAATTCTCTCACCTGTGGTAGATACATCCCTTTTTCCATCCACTGAGTCTCCTTCTGGCAACGTTTAAATTTCATCCGTTGATTCTGGAACCATGTTTTCACCTAGAAGTGATGGGGAAAGGACACAGGGCATTAGAAATTCATCCTTAGAGCTTACTATGCATCCTAAAGATGTTTTGCCTTCTACTCCAATTCAGTTTCTGCTTGGCTTCTAATCCTGTCTGTCACTTCAGCAGCTAATGATCTGCAGCAGACCTGGATAGCCATAGAATCACAGAGCTGAGACATGAAAACTAACAGTGCTCAGAGCACTACTGGATCTTTCACGATGTCAAAAACTCCACCTGAAAGACAggcaaagaaaactgcagaaacacagcttGTACAGCAGCATCAGCATCTCATGGCTGCTGCCAAGATGAGTGCTGACTCCGGTGTGAGTCATTCCTTCAGTCAGACACAAGTAGCTGCTGGGGCAAGGACCCTCTCTCCAGGGAGAGACCCAGGTGCCACTGAGTGACAAAGGCAGCTTGCATAGCAGTGCGAGTTACCCGACTTTTCACATTCGGGGGCAACACATGTTCATACAGAGCAGTAACCCgactgcacagccctgctccataTGCACTTTCAAACACCTGCACGGAGTGGGTGGATAGCGCTGGAACCAAACATTAAGAGGAAGGCTGAGTCAGAAGTTTTCACACCCTCTGCTCTTTCACATAAGCAATTGCATGAATAAGACCACGAAAGAAATTCGTCTCTAGGgtctaacaaaaaaataaaaaaacaccccaaaaaagcCTGCTTGCAAGGTAACTTCACACGAGGGATGTGACTCAGCTGCTCAGAGCAAGATGTTCACCTGCTTGTAGGTGAGCCCCAGGAGAGCAGCCAGCTCCCGGAtctgctgggggctgaggtACTTCTGGGTCTGGAACCACTGGTGCAGGATTTGCAGCTGCCCCTGGGAGAAGGCTGTGCGGCTCTTGGCCTTCTTCATCATGCCCTCGCCTTCCTCCTTGGCCTTCTGCAAAGGGGCATGGGGAGATGGGCGCTCTGCGGTGGGGCTAGTGGCAGAGTCAGGGGTGTAATGGGTGAGTGtcccagagctggaggaagTTGGAGAAACATCTGGGGAGAGAGAACTGGGGTGAGTAGAGCGAGGCGGAGAAGGCTCAAAAGGCTTCGAAGTCCAGTTTCTCGGGAGAACTGCAGCGTTCGCATGCCCTGAGGACGTGCAGGGGCTCCGCTGCCACCACGCACCGACGCGGCCACAGGCACCCCGGCGGCAGCGCAACCGAGACCCCCTCGCTCGCTGCCCGCACCCCCACCCCGTCCCACCGGGCCGCGGGGGCCGCCatgccccgctcccgccgccgcatCCTGGCCGGGGGG of the Falco cherrug isolate bFalChe1 chromosome 5, bFalChe1.pri, whole genome shotgun sequence genome contains:
- the LOC102049495 gene encoding homeobox protein NANOG, which codes for MSAHLAVPPYLPYPDAVMYGDYFWFSPGSMDCVPAEEAAAADPLPFLAAEKTPSHPDVSPTSSSSGTLTHYTPDSATSPTAERPSPHAPLQKAKEEGEGMMKKAKSRTAFSQGQLQILHQWFQTQKYLSPQQIRELAALLGLTYKQVKTWFQNQRMKFKRCQKETQWMEKGMYLPQNGFHQAAYLDITPTFHQGFPVSASRNLQAVTNMHQAFSSGQTYGNGQSLYSFMAVEDEGLFGKGGTSCNTQQAMGLLSQQMNFYHGYPADVDYVSLESEDTYSFPSTSDSGTPFSGSPVWHQYQAPWHPLGTQGGYES